A window of Corythoichthys intestinalis isolate RoL2023-P3 chromosome 14, ASM3026506v1, whole genome shotgun sequence contains these coding sequences:
- the LOC130929442 gene encoding uncharacterized protein LOC130929442, with the protein MSRLLVVLLASATCRAGVLPDGTAVRVDAHSDTDERRRSQLINGTNRLDSAASDPSTFYLSYLEENGSRPIIETPPWAHAFLVSPLQMPPAGPLGAHRVDMPEAGRVMPPNAFHWPDVVGTGLTQSAKIPTEESEGAAPDPFNWENGTPPWAQMPPHLVNIPEGSESLRMLRTGGVATPPNPDMTICDMLLKSTVSPQTPVWCLCLQCESSARPPGECGEPGPSGMYTI; encoded by the coding sequence ATGTCGCGTTTGTTGGTCGTCCTGCTGGCATCAGCCACCTGCCGGGCTGGGGTCCTCCCTGATGGCACCGCCGTGAGGGTGGACGCCCACTCTGACACCGATGAACGAAGGAGGAGTCAGCTTATAAATGGAACGAATCGATTGGACAGTGCCGCTTCTGACCCTAGCACCTTCTACTTATCCTACCTGGAGGAAAACGGGAGTCGGCCCATCATCGAAACACCCCCATGGGCGCATGCCTTCCTTGTGTCCCCCTTGCAGATGCCGCCCGCAGGTCCACTTGGAGCCCACAGGGTCGATATGCCAGAAGCTGGCAGAGTAATGCCCCCCAACGCCTTCCACTGGCCTGACGTAGTGGGAACAGGCTTGACCCAGTCTGCAAAAATTCCAACTGAGGAAAGTGAAGGTGCCGCCCCTGACCCCTTCAACTGGGAAAATGGAACACCCCCGTGGGCGCAGATGCCGCCCCACTTGGTCAACATCCCAGAAGGCTCGGAGAGCCTCCGAATGCTGCGGACTGGTGGCGTGGCAACGCCGCCCAACCCTGATATGACCATTTGCGACATGCTGCTGAAGTCCACGGTGTCGCCGCAAACTCCGGTTTGGTGTTTGtgcttgcagtgtgaaagctctGCGAGGCCCCCAGGGGAGTGTGGAGAGCCTGGTCCCTCAGGCATGTATACCATTTGA